A DNA window from Methylobacterium sp. NMS14P contains the following coding sequences:
- a CDS encoding aa3-type cytochrome c oxidase subunit IV — protein sequence MAESDTVAGHTYSPAMDAKTHEQTYRGFVRFVEIATGVVICWVLALAIGGIREAWLLAIVGVIASGAAGAVGALAPAVGWKAPLVVGILLVLYLFFA from the coding sequence ATGGCCGAGAGTGACACGGTGGCCGGGCACACCTACAGCCCGGCGATGGACGCGAAGACTCACGAGCAGACCTATCGCGGATTCGTCCGGTTCGTCGAAATCGCCACCGGCGTCGTGATCTGCTGGGTGCTGGCCCTCGCCATCGGCGGCATTCGCGAAGCGTGGCTGCTGGCCATCGTCGGCGTGATCGCCTCGGGAGCCGCGGGCGCGGTGGGCGCCCTCGCGCCGGCCGTGGGGTGGAAGGCCCCGCTGGTCGTCGGGATTCTCCTGGTCCTGTACCTGTTCTTCGCCTGA
- a CDS encoding proton-translocating transhydrogenase family protein: protein MANVIVPPDQAADQARVLADAARAAAAVARNAADQAQVIADGMGHGLSAATGGAVDPTVFRLAIFVLAIFVGYYVVWSVTPALHTPLMSVTNAISSVIIVGAILAVGVPLIEKGTGLARFFGFIGIVLASVNIFGGFLVTQRMLGMYKKKG from the coding sequence ATGGCAAACGTCATCGTCCCTCCCGATCAGGCGGCCGATCAGGCCCGCGTGCTGGCCGACGCCGCGCGCGCGGCGGCCGCGGTGGCGCGCAACGCCGCCGACCAGGCGCAGGTCATCGCCGACGGCATGGGCCACGGGCTGAGCGCCGCCACCGGCGGCGCGGTCGATCCCACGGTGTTCCGGCTCGCGATCTTCGTGCTGGCGATCTTCGTCGGATACTACGTGGTCTGGTCGGTGACGCCGGCCCTGCACACCCCGCTCATGTCGGTCACGAACGCGATCTCGTCGGTGATCATCGTGGGCGCGATCCTGGCGGTCGGCGTTCCGCTGATCGAGAAGGGCACGGGCCTCGCCCGGTTCTTCGGCTTCATCGGCATCGTGCTCGCCAGCGTGAACATTTTCGGCGGCTTCCTCGTCACGCAGCGCATGCTCGGCATGTACAAGAAGAAGGGCTGA
- a CDS encoding GntR family transcriptional regulator, with protein MSNSEPLSVKPIVASSSLRTLAYEALKTAITNMDIYGRPDEVRLDERKLSQDLGVSRTPVREALTVLEQEGFVRSEARRGVFVIKKNKREIVSMIHAWTALESMAARLACARATDAQLRSLRESFPEFFEGQPSEHIDEYSDANIRFHQRIIALGHCEAIADLTSNLLMHVRGIRSTALRQGDRAERSIREHVAIISALEARDADLAERLVREHGLGLAQHVDTYGDYLD; from the coding sequence ATGTCGAATTCCGAACCGCTGAGCGTGAAGCCCATCGTCGCCAGCTCCAGTCTCCGGACATTGGCCTACGAGGCGCTCAAGACGGCCATCACCAACATGGACATCTACGGGCGTCCGGACGAGGTGCGGCTCGACGAGCGCAAGCTGTCGCAGGATCTCGGTGTCAGCCGCACGCCGGTGCGCGAGGCACTGACGGTTCTGGAGCAGGAAGGCTTCGTCCGCTCCGAAGCGCGGCGCGGCGTCTTCGTGATCAAGAAGAACAAGCGCGAGATCGTCAGCATGATCCACGCGTGGACGGCGCTGGAGAGCATGGCGGCCCGTCTCGCCTGCGCGCGCGCCACCGACGCGCAACTGCGCTCCCTGCGCGAATCGTTTCCGGAGTTCTTCGAGGGGCAGCCGTCCGAGCACATTGACGAGTACTCGGATGCGAACATCCGCTTCCATCAGCGCATCATCGCGCTGGGTCACTGCGAGGCGATCGCCGATCTGACCAGCAACCTGCTGATGCATGTCCGCGGCATCCGCAGCACCGCGCTCCGGCAGGGCGACCGGGCGGAACGCTCGATCCGGGAGCACGTCGCCATCATCTCGGCGCTCGAAGCCCGCGATGCCGATCTGGCCGAGCGGCTCGTCCGAGAGCACGGTCTCGGGCTGGCTCAACACGTCGACACCTACGGCGACTACCTGGACTGA
- a CDS encoding Re/Si-specific NAD(P)(+) transhydrogenase subunit alpha, translating into MRIAVLSETDSAEPRVAAVPETVKKFKTLGADVVVQSGAGQKAGILDAEYEAAGASIAGSAADAARDADLVLKVRRPSAEELPQLKRGATVIAIMDPYGNEDALKAMAEAGVDGFAMELMPRITRAQVMDVLSSQANLAGYRAVVDGAAEYGRAMPMMMTAAGTVPAARVFVMGVGVAGLQAIATARRLGAVVTATDVRPATKEQVESLGAKFVAVEDDEFKQAETAGGYAKEMSAEYQKKQAELVKGHIAKQDIVITTALIPGRPAPKLVSEEMVASMKPGSVLVDLAVERGGNVAGAKAGEVVTNDRGVKIVGHVNVPGRLAATSSSLYARNLYAFVETLIDKESKALAINWDDELVKATNLTRDGSVVHASFQPKTDGAASEAASVGLAKSEANKASGTATPAGAQ; encoded by the coding sequence ATGCGCATTGCTGTGCTGTCCGAGACGGACTCCGCGGAGCCGCGCGTCGCCGCGGTTCCTGAGACCGTCAAGAAGTTCAAGACTCTCGGTGCCGACGTCGTGGTTCAGTCCGGTGCGGGCCAGAAGGCCGGCATCCTGGACGCCGAGTACGAGGCCGCCGGCGCCAGCATCGCCGGGAGCGCGGCCGACGCCGCCCGGGATGCCGATCTCGTCCTGAAGGTCCGGCGCCCGAGCGCCGAGGAGCTGCCGCAGTTGAAGCGCGGTGCCACCGTGATCGCGATCATGGACCCCTACGGCAATGAGGACGCCCTGAAGGCGATGGCCGAGGCCGGCGTCGACGGCTTCGCCATGGAGCTGATGCCCCGCATCACCCGCGCGCAGGTGATGGACGTCCTGTCCTCGCAGGCGAATCTCGCCGGCTATCGCGCGGTCGTCGACGGCGCCGCCGAGTACGGGCGGGCGATGCCGATGATGATGACCGCCGCCGGCACGGTGCCGGCCGCCCGCGTCTTCGTCATGGGCGTCGGCGTGGCCGGCCTCCAGGCCATCGCGACCGCCCGACGTCTCGGCGCGGTCGTCACCGCCACCGACGTCCGGCCCGCCACCAAGGAGCAGGTCGAATCGCTGGGCGCCAAGTTCGTCGCCGTCGAGGACGACGAGTTCAAGCAGGCCGAGACCGCGGGCGGTTACGCCAAGGAGATGTCGGCCGAGTACCAGAAGAAGCAGGCGGAGCTGGTCAAGGGCCACATCGCCAAGCAGGACATCGTCATCACCACCGCGCTGATCCCCGGCCGGCCGGCGCCGAAGCTCGTCTCCGAGGAGATGGTGGCGTCGATGAAGCCGGGCTCGGTGCTGGTCGACCTCGCGGTGGAGCGCGGCGGCAACGTCGCCGGCGCCAAGGCCGGCGAGGTCGTGACGAACGACCGCGGCGTGAAGATCGTCGGCCACGTCAACGTGCCGGGGCGGCTCGCCGCCACGTCGTCGAGCCTCTACGCCCGCAACCTCTACGCCTTCGTCGAGACCCTGATCGACAAGGAGTCGAAGGCGCTGGCCATCAACTGGGACGACGAGCTGGTGAAGGCCACGAACCTCACCCGCGACGGCTCGGTCGTCCACGCGTCCTTCCAGCCCAAGACCGATGGCGCAGCCTCGGAAGCGGCCTCCGTAGGGCTGGCCAAGTCGGAGGCCAACAAGGCGTCCGGTACGGCCACCCCGGCGGGCGCGCAGTGA
- a CDS encoding HD-GYP domain-containing protein: MALGAASRFSDGPFVLLVSDRPSERLALERAIALVMDCRAIPPGVPLPSGRPHLVILDLPPAHSAKLQATLAHHGPPVPRLVLVRGEPMPAARYLRQLPAASPRQLVLANVFAMVEEATRSAQLRQRRLLERVSGATAAVAEIFDSAALGARLQRADADRGTELVLAAVSEVGIAEWLAEVWRHEIGVYQHTLGVAGHAATFGSQIGLSQTDLALLVRSALLHDIGKARIPVEILNKPGPLNPEELRLMQRHPDIGADLLRVHGDFEEAVIDVVRHHHERLDGKGYPDRLSGPAISDLVRIVTICDVFSALTERRTYRQPATPAEALSIMADSAGHLDPDLLRAFAPSMLKGSALAA; this comes from the coding sequence TTGGCCCTCGGCGCCGCATCGCGTTTCTCGGACGGGCCCTTCGTCCTGCTCGTCTCGGATCGTCCGTCCGAGCGATTGGCCCTCGAGCGCGCGATCGCGCTGGTCATGGACTGCCGGGCGATCCCGCCCGGTGTCCCGCTGCCGTCAGGGCGGCCACATCTCGTCATCCTGGACCTGCCGCCAGCCCATAGCGCCAAGCTGCAAGCCACACTCGCCCATCACGGACCGCCGGTCCCGCGCCTCGTCCTCGTGCGCGGCGAACCCATGCCGGCCGCTCGCTACCTCCGTCAGCTGCCGGCCGCGTCGCCGCGGCAGCTCGTATTGGCGAACGTCTTCGCTATGGTCGAGGAGGCGACGCGCTCCGCTCAGTTGCGGCAGCGACGGCTCCTGGAGCGCGTCTCGGGCGCCACCGCCGCCGTCGCCGAGATCTTCGACAGCGCTGCCCTCGGGGCCCGGCTGCAGCGTGCCGACGCGGATCGCGGAACCGAGCTGGTTCTCGCGGCCGTCTCCGAGGTCGGGATTGCCGAGTGGCTCGCCGAGGTGTGGCGCCACGAGATCGGTGTTTACCAGCACACTCTCGGTGTCGCTGGCCATGCCGCGACCTTCGGCTCGCAGATCGGGCTCAGTCAGACCGACCTGGCGTTGCTGGTGCGCTCGGCGCTGCTGCACGACATCGGCAAGGCGCGTATTCCCGTAGAGATCCTCAACAAGCCGGGGCCGCTCAATCCCGAGGAATTGCGGCTGATGCAGCGCCATCCCGATATCGGCGCCGATCTGCTTCGCGTGCACGGCGATTTCGAGGAGGCGGTGATCGACGTGGTCCGTCATCACCACGAGCGTCTTGACGGAAAGGGCTATCCCGATCGGCTGTCCGGTCCGGCAATCTCGGACCTCGTGCGGATCGTGACGATCTGCGACGTGTTCTCCGCCCTCACCGAGCGGCGAACCTATCGGCAGCCTGCCACTCCCGCGGAAGCGCTGTCGATCATGGCCGACAGCGCCGGGCACCTGGATCCGGATCTCCTGCGCGCCTTCGCGCCCTCCATGCTCAAGGGCAGCGCCCTGGCGGCCTGA
- a CDS encoding CAP domain-containing protein, protein MPKLSLALAAALLLALSGCGGLSVLPETSVENATHTAVLDEVAAAAAISAYRVQHGLSPVVVDSVLVKAAAFQAGNNARRGQLSHDVGGSFTSRMASAGLARSWAAENLSAGSETLEQVLARWKASPEHNKNMLLPQIRRIGIARVDAPTTRYKRFWALVMAGG, encoded by the coding sequence GTGCCCAAGCTCAGTCTCGCCCTCGCCGCCGCCCTCCTGCTGGCCCTGTCCGGGTGCGGCGGCCTCTCGGTCCTGCCCGAGACTTCCGTCGAGAACGCGACGCACACCGCCGTGCTCGACGAGGTCGCCGCCGCCGCGGCGATCTCCGCATACCGGGTCCAGCACGGTCTGAGCCCGGTCGTGGTCGATTCGGTTCTCGTGAAGGCGGCGGCCTTCCAGGCCGGCAACAACGCCCGCCGCGGCCAGCTCAGCCACGATGTCGGCGGCAGCTTCACCTCGCGCATGGCGTCGGCCGGGCTCGCGAGATCCTGGGCGGCCGAGAATCTGAGCGCCGGGTCCGAGACCCTGGAGCAGGTGCTCGCCCGCTGGAAGGCCAGTCCCGAGCACAACAAGAACATGCTGTTGCCGCAGATCCGCAGGATCGGGATCGCCCGGGTCGATGCCCCCACCACGCGATACAAGCGCTTCTGGGCGCTCGTGATGGCCGGCGGCTGA
- a CDS encoding NAD(P)(+) transhydrogenase (Re/Si-specific) subunit beta: protein MSENVSSLLYIVAGVLFIMALRGLSHPTTSRQGNLYGMVGMGLAILTTLVGHPPAGAGAWILVLLGLGIGGGAGAVIAKRVPMTAMPQLVAAFHSLVGLAAVFVAAGALYAPQAFGIIENGHFHKQSLFEMGLGVAIGAITFTGSVIAFAKLDGRMSGKPIMLPQRHLINALLAAGLVLLLALFIGTESKAIFWLIVIASLVLGGLIIIPIGGADMPVVVSMLNSYSGWAAAGIGFTLGNLALIITGSLVGSSGAILSYIMCHAMNRSFISVILGGFGGDTAAAGTGQVETRPVKQGSADDAAYIMKNAERVIIVPGYGMAVAQAQHSLREMADMLKKEGVDVKYAIHPVAGRMPGHMNVLLAEANVPYDEVFELEDINGEFPQADVAFVIGANDVTNPAAKTDKASPIYGMPILDVEKAKTVLFIKRGMGSGYAGVENEVFFRDNTMMLFGDAKKVVDQILKSF, encoded by the coding sequence GTGTCTGAGAACGTCTCCTCCCTTCTCTATATCGTCGCCGGCGTCCTGTTCATCATGGCGCTGCGGGGGCTCTCGCACCCCACCACGTCCCGGCAGGGCAACCTGTACGGCATGGTCGGCATGGGGCTCGCCATCCTGACGACGCTCGTCGGCCACCCGCCCGCGGGTGCCGGCGCCTGGATCCTCGTGCTGCTGGGCCTCGGCATCGGCGGCGGCGCCGGCGCGGTGATCGCCAAGCGCGTGCCGATGACTGCGATGCCGCAGCTCGTCGCGGCCTTCCACTCGCTGGTCGGTCTGGCGGCGGTGTTCGTGGCGGCCGGTGCGCTCTATGCCCCGCAGGCCTTCGGCATCATCGAGAACGGCCACTTCCACAAGCAGTCGCTGTTCGAGATGGGTCTCGGCGTCGCCATCGGCGCGATCACGTTCACCGGCTCGGTGATCGCCTTCGCCAAGCTCGACGGTCGCATGTCCGGCAAGCCGATCATGCTGCCGCAGCGCCATCTCATCAACGCGCTGCTGGCCGCCGGCCTCGTGCTGCTGCTCGCCCTGTTCATCGGCACCGAGTCGAAGGCGATCTTCTGGCTGATCGTCATCGCCTCTCTGGTGCTCGGCGGCCTGATCATCATCCCGATCGGCGGCGCCGACATGCCGGTGGTCGTGTCGATGCTCAACTCCTACTCGGGCTGGGCGGCGGCCGGCATCGGCTTCACCCTGGGGAACCTCGCGCTGATCATCACCGGCTCGCTGGTGGGCTCCTCGGGCGCGATCCTGTCGTACATCATGTGCCACGCGATGAACCGATCGTTCATCTCGGTCATCCTCGGCGGCTTCGGCGGCGACACCGCCGCGGCGGGCACCGGCCAAGTGGAGACCCGGCCCGTGAAGCAGGGCTCGGCCGACGACGCGGCCTACATCATGAAGAACGCCGAGCGGGTCATCATCGTCCCGGGCTACGGCATGGCGGTCGCCCAGGCGCAGCATTCGCTGCGCGAGATGGCCGACATGCTGAAGAAGGAGGGCGTCGACGTGAAGTACGCCATCCATCCGGTGGCGGGCCGCATGCCGGGCCACATGAACGTGCTGCTGGCCGAGGCCAACGTGCCGTACGACGAGGTCTTCGAGCTGGAGGACATCAACGGCGAGTTCCCGCAGGCGGACGTCGCCTTCGTGATCGGCGCCAACGACGTCACCAACCCGGCCGCCAAGACCGACAAGGCGTCGCCGATCTACGGCATGCCGATCCTCGACGTCGAGAAGGCCAAGACCGTGCTGTTCATCAAGCGCGGCATGGGCTCCGGCTACGCGGGCGTCGAGAACGAGGTGTTCTTCCGCGACAACACCATGATGCTGTTCGGCGACGCCAAAAAGGTCGTCGACCAGATCCTGAAGTCGTTCTGA
- the recJ gene encoding single-stranded-DNA-specific exonuclease RecJ has translation MSSAPLLAEPPPFLGVAASVTGRRWQERCGGASVQNHIAKMVQAHGLPELLARVLAGRGIVPEAAPRHLAPRLRDLMPDPDTLLDMEAAVRRLVRAVKRGETVAVFGDYDVDGAASAALLAGYLRKLGLRAPIHIPDRITEGYGPNVAAITALAAEGATLLVCVDCGTSGHAPLEEAEKSGLDVIVLDHHAASEVLPPARAVVNPNRLDDLSGLGHLCAAGIVFLTLVALNRALRQDGFFGAHRPEPQLTDALDLVALATVADVVPLTGLNRAFVIQGLTVMRHRGRTGLAALLDAASLGEPPEAWHLGFVLGPRINAGGRIGDAALGARLLTTADPGEAARIAADLDRLNRERQAIEAQAVLEAEAEMDRVLTLDPARTVLVTASAEWHPGIVGLIASRLKERFNRPAFAFAIRPDGTATGSGRSIPGADLGLAVRACVEARLASKGGGHAMAAGVTVRADDIPRFEAHLAMLLGASVAVARAADALLIDGGLSAGGATAETVRLLQQAGPFGQGAPEPLFALGRHRLVDAGVVGSNHVRARLRSRDGQVVGAICFRASERPLGLALLNGIGREMHVAGTLSCDRWRGAERAQLRIVDLAPSDP, from the coding sequence GTGTCGTCCGCTCCGCTCCTCGCCGAACCGCCGCCCTTCCTCGGCGTCGCCGCCTCCGTGACCGGTCGGCGCTGGCAGGAGCGCTGCGGCGGCGCGTCCGTCCAGAATCACATCGCCAAGATGGTCCAGGCTCACGGTCTCCCGGAGCTGCTGGCCCGGGTGCTGGCGGGACGCGGTATCGTCCCCGAGGCGGCACCCCGCCACCTCGCGCCGCGGCTGCGGGACCTGATGCCGGATCCGGACACGCTGCTCGACATGGAGGCGGCCGTTCGACGCCTCGTCCGGGCCGTGAAGCGCGGGGAGACGGTGGCGGTGTTCGGCGATTACGATGTCGACGGCGCCGCGAGCGCGGCGCTGCTCGCCGGCTACCTCCGCAAGCTGGGACTGCGCGCGCCCATCCACATCCCCGACCGGATCACCGAGGGCTACGGCCCCAACGTCGCGGCGATCACCGCGCTGGCGGCGGAGGGCGCGACGCTCCTCGTCTGCGTCGATTGCGGGACGAGCGGTCACGCGCCCCTGGAGGAGGCCGAGAAATCCGGCCTCGACGTCATCGTCCTCGACCACCATGCCGCCTCCGAGGTGCTCCCGCCGGCCCGCGCCGTGGTCAACCCGAACCGCCTCGACGACCTCTCGGGCCTCGGCCATCTCTGCGCCGCCGGTATCGTCTTCCTGACCCTGGTCGCGCTGAATCGCGCCCTGCGGCAGGACGGCTTCTTCGGCGCCCACCGACCCGAGCCGCAGCTCACCGACGCCCTCGACCTCGTGGCGCTGGCGACCGTCGCCGACGTCGTGCCCCTCACGGGCCTCAACCGAGCGTTCGTGATCCAGGGGCTCACGGTGATGCGCCATCGCGGCCGCACCGGGCTCGCGGCGCTGCTGGACGCGGCCTCGCTCGGCGAGCCGCCGGAAGCGTGGCATCTCGGCTTCGTGCTCGGGCCGCGCATCAATGCCGGCGGGCGCATCGGCGACGCGGCGCTGGGCGCCCGCCTGCTGACCACGGCGGACCCGGGCGAGGCGGCCCGGATCGCCGCAGACCTCGACCGCCTCAACCGCGAGCGTCAGGCGATCGAGGCGCAGGCCGTCCTGGAGGCCGAGGCCGAGATGGACCGGGTCCTGACGCTCGATCCGGCCCGCACCGTGCTGGTGACCGCCAGCGCCGAGTGGCATCCCGGCATCGTCGGCCTCATCGCCTCGCGGTTGAAGGAGCGCTTCAACCGCCCGGCCTTCGCGTTCGCGATCCGCCCGGACGGGACCGCCACGGGTTCGGGTCGCTCGATCCCGGGCGCGGATCTCGGGCTCGCGGTCCGCGCCTGCGTCGAGGCGCGGCTCGCCAGCAAGGGCGGCGGCCATGCCATGGCGGCCGGCGTGACCGTGCGGGCCGACGACATCCCGCGCTTCGAGGCGCATCTCGCCATGCTGCTCGGGGCGAGCGTCGCGGTGGCCCGGGCGGCCGACGCCTTGCTGATCGACGGCGGCCTCAGCGCCGGCGGCGCCACCGCGGAGACGGTCCGGCTGCTGCAGCAGGCCGGACCGTTCGGCCAGGGGGCGCCCGAGCCGCTCTTCGCGCTGGGCCGGCATCGCCTCGTCGACGCCGGCGTGGTCGGCTCGAACCATGTCAGGGCCCGACTGCGCAGCCGCGACGGGCAGGTGGTCGGCGCGATCTGCTTCCGCGCGTCCGAACGACCGCTCGGCCTGGCCTTGCTGAACGGGATCGGCCGGGAGATGCACGTGGCCGGGACGCTATCCTGCGACCGCTGGCGCGGCGCCGAGCGCGCCCAGCTCCGGATCGTCGATCTGGCGCCGTCCGATCCGTGA